A portion of the Terriglobia bacterium genome contains these proteins:
- a CDS encoding MFS transporter yields the protein MPPNVANRPYRALRHRDFRRLWLASLVSVAGTQMQLVAIDWHVYVLTRSPLALGLMGLVRVVPVVVFSLWGGIVADRWNRRWVTGSTQAFMAAVAVALAAVTWTGKDSVALIYVLTAATAATTAFDNPARNALIPRLVPRQELPGALALNLTMFHAAMIGGPAMAGILIAGAAGTTAAAVGASTTHGLALIYLLNAVSFVGVIGAIATLRTSGRVETDVAASHPIEALRDGLHFVFSTPIMVWTMSLDFFATFFAGANVLLPIFAVEILHAGPTGYGWLRSAAALGALAGSIATTLRPLPERQGHVLLFSVAAFGAATVVFGLSRSYPVTFAALFVVGLADLVSTVVRQTLRQVVTPDALRGRMTSVNMVFYMGGPQLGELEAGLVAWLFRSAALGAVVSVVSGGVFTLGVAAVVALAAPAVRRYDVREHLRGPG from the coding sequence ATGCCGCCCAACGTCGCGAACCGCCCCTACCGCGCCCTCCGGCACCGGGACTTCCGCCGGCTCTGGCTGGCGTCCCTCGTGTCGGTCGCGGGCACGCAGATGCAGTTGGTCGCGATCGACTGGCACGTCTACGTGCTGACGCGCTCTCCTCTGGCCCTCGGCCTCATGGGGCTCGTGCGCGTCGTTCCGGTCGTGGTGTTTTCCCTCTGGGGCGGGATCGTCGCCGACCGGTGGAACCGCAGGTGGGTCACGGGGTCCACGCAGGCCTTCATGGCGGCGGTGGCGGTCGCCCTCGCCGCGGTTACCTGGACCGGGAAGGACAGCGTCGCGCTGATCTACGTCCTGACGGCTGCGACCGCCGCCACGACCGCGTTCGACAACCCCGCGCGCAACGCGCTGATACCGCGCCTCGTCCCGCGACAGGAGCTGCCCGGAGCGCTCGCGCTCAATCTCACGATGTTCCACGCGGCTATGATCGGCGGCCCCGCGATGGCGGGGATCCTGATCGCGGGCGCGGCCGGCACCACCGCCGCCGCCGTGGGCGCGTCCACCACCCATGGTCTCGCCCTCATCTATCTGCTCAACGCGGTCTCCTTCGTCGGCGTGATCGGTGCCATCGCGACCCTGCGGACCTCGGGCAGGGTGGAAACGGACGTGGCGGCGTCCCATCCGATCGAGGCGCTCCGGGACGGCCTCCACTTCGTCTTCTCGACGCCGATCATGGTCTGGACGATGTCGCTCGACTTCTTCGCCACGTTTTTCGCCGGCGCGAACGTGCTCCTGCCGATCTTCGCGGTCGAGATCCTCCACGCAGGGCCGACCGGGTACGGATGGCTCCGGTCGGCGGCGGCGCTCGGGGCGCTCGCGGGGTCGATCGCGACCACCCTCCGCCCGCTTCCCGAGCGGCAGGGGCACGTCCTGCTCTTCTCGGTGGCGGCCTTCGGCGCGGCCACGGTGGTCTTCGGTCTCTCGCGAAGCTATCCGGTCACCTTCGCCGCGCTGTTCGTCGTGGGCCTCGCCGATCTCGTCTCCACCGTGGTGCGCCAGACGCTGCGGCAGGTGGTGACGCCGGACGCCTTGCGTGGGCGGATGACCTCCGTGAACATGGTGTTCTACATGGGCGGCCCGCAGCTCGGCGAGCTGGAGGCGGGACTCGTCGCCTGGCTCTTCCGTTCCGCCGCGCTCGGCGCGGTCGTATCCGTGGTCTCGGGTGGGGTTTTCACGCTCGGCGTCGCGGCGGTGGTGGCGCTGGCCGCGCCGGCGGTCCGCCGTTACGACGTCCGGGAGCACCTGAGAGGCCCGGGCTAG
- a CDS encoding CBS domain-containing protein, translating into MGRIGDVLLEKGDTVHTIESAATVFDAVKRMVDVGVGALLVTDGGKICGMITERDYLRRIAVEGRTSRTTLVREIMSSPVVCIESSADVAECMALMTHKRIRHLPVVDHERLVGLVSIGDLVRAVSKEHSFHVQVLTDYIAGKYPA; encoded by the coding sequence ATGGGCAGAATCGGCGACGTGCTCCTGGAAAAAGGAGACACCGTCCACACCATCGAGTCGGCCGCGACGGTCTTCGACGCCGTCAAGCGCATGGTGGACGTCGGAGTAGGAGCGCTGCTCGTCACGGACGGCGGGAAGATCTGCGGCATGATAACGGAGCGCGACTATCTCCGCCGGATCGCCGTGGAGGGGCGCACGTCGCGCACCACCCTCGTGCGCGAGATCATGAGCTCCCCGGTGGTGTGCATCGAGTCGAGCGCGGACGTCGCCGAGTGCATGGCCCTCATGACCCACAAGAGGATCCGCCACCTCCCGGTGGTCGACCACGAGCGGCTCGTGGGGCTCGTGTCGATCGGCGACCTGGTGAGGGCGGTCTCGAAGGAGCACAGCTTCCACGTGCAGGTGCTCACCGACTACATCGCCGGGAAGTACCCCGCCTGA